A stretch of the Sulfuritortus calidifontis genome encodes the following:
- a CDS encoding beta-ketoacyl-ACP synthase III, translated as MNHSRITGTGSYLPERILSNADLEKMVETTDQWIVERTGIRERHIAAPNQVTSDLALEAAKKAIEAAGIDAQAIDLIVVATTTPDRIFPSTACILQAKLGIDNGAPAFDVQAVCSGFVYGLTVADSFIKSGQAKCALVVGAETLSRITDYTDRGNCILWGDGAGAVILQASERPGIVSTHIHADGRYEQLLYVDGGVSLKKEGEAYMRMEGNAVFKMAVNTLDAIVDETLAVNGLAKSDIHWLVPHQANIRIIQATARKLGMSMDNVVLTVDRHGNTSAASIPLALDTAVRDGRIKAGEMVLMEAFGGGFTWGSVLVKF; from the coding sequence GTGAACCATTCACGCATTACCGGTACCGGCAGCTATCTGCCCGAACGCATCCTGAGCAACGCCGACCTGGAGAAGATGGTCGAGACCACCGACCAGTGGATCGTCGAGCGCACCGGCATCCGCGAGCGGCACATCGCCGCGCCGAACCAGGTCACCAGCGACCTGGCCCTGGAGGCGGCGAAGAAGGCGATCGAGGCCGCCGGCATCGACGCCCAGGCCATCGACCTCATCGTCGTCGCCACCACCACGCCGGATCGCATCTTCCCCAGCACCGCCTGCATCCTCCAGGCCAAGCTCGGTATCGACAACGGCGCCCCGGCCTTCGACGTCCAGGCGGTGTGCAGCGGCTTCGTCTACGGCCTGACCGTGGCCGACAGCTTCATCAAGAGCGGCCAGGCCAAGTGCGCCCTGGTGGTCGGTGCCGAGACCCTGTCGCGCATCACCGATTACACCGACCGCGGCAATTGCATCCTCTGGGGCGACGGCGCCGGTGCGGTCATCCTGCAGGCCAGCGAGCGGCCGGGCATCGTCTCCACCCACATCCATGCCGACGGCCGCTATGAACAGTTGCTCTATGTCGACGGCGGCGTCTCTCTGAAAAAGGAAGGCGAGGCCTACATGCGCATGGAGGGCAACGCCGTGTTCAAGATGGCGGTGAACACCCTCGATGCCATCGTCGACGAGACGCTGGCGGTCAATGGCCTTGCGAAATCCGACATCCATTGGCTGGTGCCGCACCAGGCCAACATCCGCATCATCCAGGCCACGGCCAGGAAGCTGGGTATGAGCATGGACAACGTCGTGCTCACTGTCGACCGTCACGGCAACACCTCGGCCGCGTCGATCCCGCTGGCCCTGGACACCGCCGTGCGCGACGGCCGGATCAAGGCCGGCGAGATGGTCCTGATGGAGGCCTTCGGCGGCGGCTTCACCTGGGGTTCGGTGCTAGTGAAGTTTTAA
- a CDS encoding YceD family protein yields the protein MSAQAVIDPLRFAKTGESLAGAVDLASLPRLQDRLAKAEGQARYRLTGQGSETRKPSLHLQVEAELHLVCQRCLEPYPFRLEMDATLLLARNEAELAAWEEADPLCEGLVAEAQLDVLALVEDEILLGLPMVPKHPEGECPERA from the coding sequence ATGTCTGCACAGGCGGTGATCGATCCCCTGCGGTTTGCCAAAACCGGCGAAAGCCTCGCCGGCGCGGTCGATCTGGCAAGCCTGCCTCGGCTGCAAGACCGGTTGGCCAAGGCGGAGGGCCAAGCCCGCTACCGCCTGACCGGCCAGGGCTCGGAAACCCGCAAGCCGTCCCTGCATTTGCAGGTGGAGGCGGAGTTGCACCTGGTCTGCCAGCGCTGTCTGGAACCTTACCCGTTCCGGCTGGAGATGGATGCCACCCTGCTGCTGGCCCGGAACGAAGCGGAGCTGGCGGCCTGGGAAGAGGCGGACCCCTTGTGCGAGGGATTGGTGGCTGAGGCGCAGCTGGACGTGCTGGCCTTGGTTGAAGATGAGATTCTGCTCGGCCTGCCGATGGTGCCCAAGCACCCGGAAGGCGAATGCCCCGAGCGGGCCTGA
- the rpmF gene encoding 50S ribosomal protein L32: MAVQQNKKSPSKRGMHRAHDFLTNPPTAVEPTTGEVHLRHHVSPSGYYRGRKVGTPKSGA, from the coding sequence ATGGCCGTTCAACAGAATAAAAAGTCCCCGTCCAAGCGGGGCATGCACCGCGCCCACGATTTTCTGACCAACCCGCCCACCGCGGTTGAGCCGACCACGGGCGAAGTGCATCTGCGTCACCACGTCAGCCCCAGCGGCTACTACCGCGGCCGCAAGGTCGGTACCCCCAAGAGCGGCGCCTAA
- the plsX gene encoding phosphate acyltransferase PlsX, producing MREVTIAIDAMGGDHGPHVTVKAALDFLQQHHDVNIVLVGLREVIEAELKSLKAESGSRLRIHPASEVVTMDDPLTTALRGKKDSSMRVTAELIKRGEADAGVSAGNTGALMAVSRFVLKTLPGIERPAIATTLPNRNGGWTYVLDLGANVDCSAEHLSQFGVMGAALVTAVEHKERPTVGLLNIGEEDIKGNEVVKQAAELLKVSGVNFYGNVEGDDIYKGTVDVVVCDGFVGNVALKTSEGLAKMIAEELKREFMRGPLSKLAGLIATPVIKRFKKRMDPRRYNGASLLGLRGIMIKSHGSADAYAFRKAIERAAEEVRGGLLRRIGDQVGALTRQEEQVPEEQVPEEQGERA from the coding sequence ATGCGTGAAGTCACGATCGCTATCGACGCCATGGGGGGCGATCACGGCCCCCATGTGACCGTCAAGGCCGCACTCGATTTCCTCCAGCAGCATCACGACGTCAACATCGTCCTGGTCGGCCTGCGCGAGGTCATCGAAGCCGAACTCAAGAGCCTGAAAGCCGAGTCGGGTAGCCGGCTCCGCATCCATCCCGCCTCCGAGGTCGTCACCATGGACGACCCGCTCACGACCGCGCTGCGCGGCAAAAAAGACTCGTCCATGCGGGTCACCGCCGAGCTGATCAAGCGCGGCGAGGCCGATGCCGGCGTGTCCGCCGGCAATACCGGCGCCCTGATGGCGGTTTCCCGCTTCGTACTCAAGACCCTGCCCGGCATCGAACGGCCGGCCATCGCCACCACCCTGCCCAACCGCAACGGCGGCTGGACCTATGTCTTGGACCTGGGCGCCAACGTCGACTGCAGCGCCGAGCACCTTAGCCAGTTCGGCGTCATGGGCGCCGCCCTGGTCACCGCGGTGGAGCACAAGGAGCGGCCCACGGTCGGCCTGCTCAACATCGGCGAGGAAGACATCAAGGGCAACGAGGTGGTCAAGCAGGCGGCCGAACTGCTCAAGGTGAGCGGGGTCAATTTCTACGGCAACGTCGAGGGCGACGACATCTACAAGGGCACGGTCGATGTGGTGGTCTGCGACGGCTTCGTCGGCAACGTGGCGCTGAAGACCTCGGAGGGCCTGGCCAAGATGATCGCCGAGGAACTCAAGCGCGAATTCATGCGCGGGCCGCTGTCCAAGCTGGCCGGCCTGATCGCCACGCCGGTGATCAAGCGGTTCAAGAAGCGCATGGACCCGCGCCGCTACAACGGCGCCAGCCTCCTGGGGCTGCGGGGCATCATGATCAAGAGCCACGGCTCGGCCGATGCCTACGCCTTCCGCAAGGCGATCGAGCGCGCCGCGGAAGAGGTGCGCGGCGGCCTGCTGCGCCGCATCGGCGACCAGGTGGGGGCGCTGACCCGGCAAGAAGAACAAGTGCCAGAAGAACAAGTGCCAGAAGAACAAGGAGAGCGCGCGTGA